CTTATCCGCAGGACAATGTCTCATTCACCGCGATTCGGTAAGCAACCGACGCGACACAGATCAAAGGAGCAAGCCATGAAATTCAGCAAGCGTATCCTCCCGCTTTCCCTCGCGGCACTTTGCACCTGCGCGGGCCTTTCCTGGGGTGCCGATACCCCTGCCGCCCCCCAGCCCTTCGGCCCCACCATCTCCGCCTTCGGTCCTGGCGGTACCGGTTTCCCGGTGGGAAAACTTGGTGTCCTTCTGAACTATCAATACTGCGCGACCGACGGCGTCCGTAACGGGGGGAGCGAAGTAAACGAAAATGTCAGGCTGTCGAAGAATGTCGGGGTGGTGAAATTGCGCTACGGCATCATTGAGGGGCTCGACGTTCGCACTGCGACCCCCATCTACGATGTTTACAAAAAGAACAAGGTGACTGGAACAGGAGAGCATCTCGGGTGGATCGGCGATACGGCGATCGCACTGCACAAGGTGCTCTTGAACCAGGCGAAGGGCGCACCGTTTGACCTGGCGGTGGACGTCGGCCTCGTGGTACCGACGACGGATGTCAGCAGCAAGAGCGTCGACTTCGTCGGCAACGGTGCGTGGGGCACCGGCGGCGCCGTC
This window of the Geomonas agri genome carries:
- a CDS encoding transporter, which gives rise to MKFSKRILPLSLAALCTCAGLSWGADTPAAPQPFGPTISAFGPGGTGFPVGKLGVLLNYQYCATDGVRNGGSEVNENVRLSKNVGVVKLRYGIIEGLDVRTATPIYDVYKKNKVTGTGEHLGWIGDTAIALHKVLLNQAKGAPFDLAVDVGLVVPTTDVSSKSVDFVGNGAWGTGGAVGLTYSTGSHRIDQEVHVYTFTEGAHDYRKPTYVRSTTAWGYAVNNYFDMGAESQFDWNGKSEKNGTSQGDSKNEWYAGPKMAFKYRPAGFAAGLAAMFPMARWYEANTPSEGFRIELKLSKTFDLL